TACATAAGCTCAGATTTTTCAGGGAATTTTGTCATCGCTATACGCTGAAAGGGTTGGTCTATAAGCTTATACATGGATTTTAAAGGGAAAAAATTCTGGATTTTCTCTGCGGCATCCGTTTCCATTTTCCAAGCCATTAGTCCGAAAACAATCCACTCCACAATAAAAAGAATAAAAAGGAAAGCTAATGCAAAAGCCGAACGTTTTACAAGCATGCCAAAAAACAGGCACAAACTAAAAAAGCCCATTAGTCTAACAAAATATGCCAAAAGAAACTCGGTTTCCATAACAATGATGGAAAATTCGTTATAACTCGAATAATATAAACCGATACAGAGTGAAATTAAACCGATTAAAATGGTTGAAACTAATGAAAAGAATACAATGGTATAAAATTTTGATAGTATGAATTCCTTTTTACTTAGCCCATCAATTAAATTTTGTTTTAGGGTTTTGTTACTGTATTCGTTGCCAATCATACTTACTACTACTATAGCAAAAAAGAATTTAAACTGCGATGCGAAAAACGTAGTTAAATGCCAAATAATAGG
This genomic stretch from Flavobacteriaceae bacterium GSB9 harbors:
- a CDS encoding ABC transporter permease gives rise to the protein MLRLLNLELQKLLLNRTSKILIFISFVLPFFIILLSSLKINVFGFFTLELGELGVFNFPIIWHLTTFFASQFKFFFAIVVVSMIGNEYSNKTLKQNLIDGLSKKEFILSKFYTIVFFSLVSTILIGLISLCIGLYYSSYNEFSIIVMETEFLLAYFVRLMGFFSLCLFFGMLVKRSAFALAFLFILFIVEWIVFGLMAWKMETDAAEKIQNFFPLKSMYKLIDQPFQRIAMTKFPEKSELMYNYSVTPLEIVIVLCWTAIFVFLSCRLLKKRDL